The DNA window TCCAGCAGGCGAAGCAGCCGCGACATGGCTCGATGCGCAGGTCGCACAGGTCCACGCGCTCGAGCTCAACCTCGCCCAGGCCGCGCACGAACGCCTCGGCCAGCTTGAGCGAGTTGCTACGGGAGCCGCGCGGGCTCGCGTTGATCAGCAGGGTCCTCATCGCACGTCCCTTCGCCAGCGTGTGTCAGCTGGCCACAGTATCGCAGACCACGTCATCCATGGCCGCGCGCAAGGGCCCCGCACCCGACCAGGGGTGGCCGGCCATACGCAGCCGAACGCCAAGGACCTACACGCGGGCAAGCCAGGGGCGGCCCGCAAGGCGCCTCACGAGCGCGTTGCGCGTAAAGGCGGGAAGCGCTCCCGGCGCCAGGCGCAGGCTCACCGAGCACTGCACCCCATACACATCCGTGCCCGAGAAGAACACGCGGGGTGGGATGTCAGGGTTGAGCAACTCGCGTATCTCGCGCGCAGCGTCCAGGATCTCTCCCTCCACCACAGCCAGGTCCGCGCCATGCGCAGCCACAAGGCTCACCTCGCACAGGGACTCCGTCTCCAGGGTGAGGTGCTCGAGCGCCGTCTTGTTGAGCACGGAGTTGGGAATGACCTGCTCGTCTCCCAGGCGGTTGCGCACGGTGGTGGCACGCCAGCTGACGTCGGTGACCTCGCCCACGAAGCCCGCCACGTCCACGAGGTCGCCCGGCTTCACGACGCGCCCCACCATGAGGCTGAGGCCGCCGATGAGGTTGGAGATGGTGTCCTGCAGGCCAAGCGACAGCGCCAGGGACGTGACGCCCAGCGCCGTGACGAACGCCGTGGGCTCGATGCCAAACACCGGCTGCAGCACCGAGAGGACCGCAAGGGCCCACACCAGGCCGCGGCCGATGTTCACGAAGATGCTCGCGCTGGGAACGTCCGTGGCGTCGAGGGCACGGCGCAGGGCGCGGGCGAGCGCATGCGAGGCCAGCGCCGCCAACAGCAGCGCGATCGCGAGAAACGCGACCCTGCGCGCAAAGTCTGGCAGCGTGAGCCCAAGGATGAGAACGTCGTCCACGGCGCTACCCCTCGACTTTCACGATGGGGGCAAAGCCCTTCATGAGCTTCTTGACCTTGCCCGTGCGCGTGAACTTGACCTCGATGACGTCTCCCGTGGCAGACAGCACCACGCCCGGACCGAACGTCTTGTGCGAGACGTGGTCGCCCTTCGCGAAGCCCTCCTGGGCCTTCGCGGCGTCGCGACGGATACCGCCGGCGGGGTTGCTCGCAAACGGGTCCGCCTCGCGCGTGCGCACGTGGCCCGAGCCAATCACGCGGCCTTCGCCCACGGCGGGGGCGGAGCCAAACGTACGCGGCCCCGAGACGCCGCGGCCGGCAAGCGCGGACAGCGGTAGGCCCTGGCCAGACGGCACGCTCGAGCCGCGGCCCGACCCAGACGCACCCGCGCGAAACGTCACGCCGCCAAAGCGCTCCTGGGCGTTGCCGCCGGCAGAGCGCGTGGCCGAGCCAAAGACGGCGCCGCCATACGCCTGCGTGCCGCTGCCATACGTGCCCCTGCGGTCTCCGCGCTTCTCCCAGCCAACGCCCGAGAAGCCCTCCGAGCCCACGCCCACGAGCTGGATGTCCTCGTCGGGAATCTCGCGCAGGAAGCGGCTCGGCGGGTTTGCCGTCGTGGTGCCGTACGTACGGCGCGTCGCGGCGTAGGTGAGGAACAGCTGGCGCTCGGCTCGCGTGATGGCGACGTAGGCCAGGCGGCGCTCCTCCTCCACACCGGTCGGGTCGTCCTCATGACCCTGATGGGGGAAGATTCCCTCCTCCATGCCGGCGACGAACACGACGGGGAACTCCAGGCCCTTCGCCGAGTGCACCGTCATCATCGTCACGGCGCTCGTGGAGCCCGCGAGC is part of the Parolsenella massiliensis genome and encodes:
- a CDS encoding mechanosensitive ion channel family protein, with translation MDDVLILGLTLPDFARRVAFLAIALLLAALASHALARALRRALDATDVPSASIFVNIGRGLVWALAVLSVLQPVFGIEPTAFVTALGVTSLALSLGLQDTISNLIGGLSLMVGRVVKPGDLVDVAGFVGEVTDVSWRATTVRNRLGDEQVIPNSVLNKTALEHLTLETESLCEVSLVAAHGADLAVVEGEILDAAREIRELLNPDIPPRVFFSGTDVYGVQCSVSLRLAPGALPAFTRNALVRRLAGRPWLARV